A window of the Melospiza melodia melodia isolate bMelMel2 chromosome 25, bMelMel2.pri, whole genome shotgun sequence genome harbors these coding sequences:
- the FDPS gene encoding farnesyl pyrophosphate synthase, producing MSGGDSGARAAAEREEFAAFFPQIVRDLTEDMLGHPEVGDSVARLKQVLEYNAPGGKCNRGLTVVAAYRRLAGPERQDPESIRRALAVGWCIELFQAFFLVADDIMDSSLTRRGQLCWYKKEGIGLDAINDAFLLESSVYRLLRRYCGQQPFYLHLLELFLQTGYQTELGQTLDLITAPVSQVDLSRFSEQRYKAIVKYKTAFYSFYLPVAAAMYMAGIDGKEEHEDAKAILLEMGEFFQIQDDFLDCYGDPALTGKVGTDIQDNKCSWLVVQCLQRATPEQRQILEENYGSKEPQKVAKVKELYDALGMQAAFREYEESSYARLQALIGSHARRLPRQIFLDLAQKIYKRQK from the exons ATGAGCGGCGGCGATAGCGGGGCGCGGGCAGCGGCCGAGCGCGAGGAGTTCGCCGCCTTCTTCCCGCAGATCGTCCGCGACCTGACGGAGGACATGCTGGGACACCCGGAGGTGGGAGACTCCGTGGCGCGGCTGAAGCAG GTGCTGGAGTACAACGCGCCGGGCGGGAAGTGCAACCGGGGGCTCACGGTGGTGGCCGCGTACCGGCGGCTGGCGGGGCCCGAGCGGCAGGACCCGGAGAGCATCCGGCGTGCCCTGGCCGTGGGCTGGTGCATCGAGCTG TTCCAAGCCTTTTTCCTGGTGGCCGACGACATCATGGACTCGTCCCTGACCCGCCGGGGACAGCTCTGCTGGTACAAGAAG gaggggaTCGGGCTGGATGCCATCAATGATGCTTTTCTGCTGGAGTCCTCGGTGTACAGGCTGCTGAGGAGGTACTGTGGGCAGCAGCCCTTCTACCTGCACCTGCTGGAGCTCTTCCTGCAG ACAGGCTACCAGACCGAGCTGGGGCAGACCCTGGACCTCATCACTGCTCCAGTCTCCCAGGTGGACCTGAGCAGGTTCAGCGAGCAGAG GTACAAGGCCATTGTCAAGTACAAGACAGCGTTTTACTCCTTCTACCTGCCCGTGGCTGCAGCCATGTACATG GCGGGCATTGACGGCAAGGAGGAGCACGAGGACGCCAAAGCCATCCTGCTGGAGATGGGGGAGTTCTTCCAGATCCAG GACGATTTCCTGGACTGCTACGGGGACCCGGCCCTGACGGGCAAGGTTGGCACCGACATCCAGGACAACAAGTGCAGCTGGCTGGTGGTGCAGTGTCTGCAGAGGGCAACGCCggagcagaggcagatcctggaG gaaaattaCGGCTCTAAGGAGCCCCAGAAGGTGGCCAAGGTGAAGGAGCTCTACGATGCCCTGGGCATGCAGGCGGCGTTCCGCGAGTACGAGGAGAGCAGCTACGCGCGGCTGCAGGCGCTGATCGGGAGCCACGCCCGGCGCCTGCCCCGCCAAATCTTCCTGGACCTGGCACAGAAGATTTACAAGCGGCAGAAGTGA